The following coding sequences are from one Vulpes vulpes isolate BD-2025 chromosome 12, VulVul3, whole genome shotgun sequence window:
- the LOC140594846 gene encoding prostate and testis expressed protein 13-like gives MVLRLLQLLLLGILTLVFMDEGIRFCHECNSFDGFQCRVPMKHCWKFNIFSKNNRSCTTEHYYYYHRVTGRYFYHYTRLSCKVCEEGMVQVFHDLLKETHCCTDKPLCNTGHDIVEKSVLYGEDKYNSIHDDISEN, from the exons ATGGTCCTCAGACTGTTGCAGTTGCTTCTGCTGGGCATATTAACATTGGTCTTCATGGATGAAG GGATTCGATTTTGCCATGAATGTAACTCCTTTGATGGATTCCAGTGCCGTGTTCCCATGAAACACTGCTGGAAGTTTAATATATTCTCAAAAAACAACAGGAGTTGTACCACAGAGCACTATTACTATTATCATCGAGTTACAG ggAGATACTTTTATCATTATACACGACTGTCTTGTAAAGTTTGTGAAGAGGGAATGGTCCAAGTATTCCATGACTTACTGAAAGAGACGCATTGCTGCACTGATAAACCCTTGTGTAATACCGGACATGATATTGTGGAAAAGTCAGTGCTGTATGGAGAAGATAAATATAACTCTATTCATGATGATATCTCAGAAAATTAA
- the PATE1 gene encoding prostate and testis expressed protein 1 yields the protein MTEIIQCRMCHLQFPGEKCSRGRGFCIATENEVCMTGRIFKKDGTPWLTFMGCLEKCANVDKIKWSIYLVKFRCCRGYDLCNESL from the exons ATGACAGAAATCATCCAGTGTAGGATGTGCCACCTCCAGTTTCCAGGAGAGAAGTGTTCCAGAGGGAGAGGATTTTGCATCGCGACAGAAAATGAGGTTTGCATGACCGGGAGGATTTTCAAGA AAGATGGGACTCCGTGGTTAACATTCATGGGCTGTCTGGAAAAGTGCGCGAATGTGgacaaaataaaatggagtatCTACTTGGTGAAGTTCAGATGCTGCAGAGGCTATGACTTATGCAATGAATCCTTATAA